The following proteins are encoded in a genomic region of Vigna radiata var. radiata cultivar VC1973A unplaced genomic scaffold, Vradiata_ver6 scaffold_7, whole genome shotgun sequence:
- the LOC106753699 gene encoding probable lysophospholipase BODYGUARD 5 isoform X1 has protein sequence MFMSLPLSSQKWLTNCVQPLISILCCLVFLMFDLLDSVFCVIYGYLDKLIEGEALPCCCSNWERQKRRMNVTDDDMSDSLYERRNIFREMGFLRYERKREDSNTNFDKGSARSVNRWSDCGCDSCLSWVNDGSEYKLHFVVKEPLLVTGENFKGKPSENVIFLHGFLCSSSFWTETVFPYFSEKTNHEYRLIGIDLLGFGKSPKPRDCSYTLQDHVEMIEKSVVLPLEMTTFHLVAHSMGCIIALALAAKYPKNVKSITLVAPPYTSSEGDACLNALSMLAGKKLWSPLSFGSSFMSWYEHLGRTVCLVYCRNHRIWESILKFITRRRDLHFLTTDMTRHTHHSAWSSMHNVLCGGAKFVDSYLIILTRVGVRINVIQGEKDQVVPMECCSKFELKAPNAEINIIPNADHGTVLFGREKEFALSLEHIWESCC, from the exons ATGTTCATGTCTCTGCCACTTTCTTCCCAAAAATGGTTGACCAATTGTGTTCAACCACTCATCTCCATTCTGTGTTGTCTTGTTTTCCTCATGTTTGATCTTCTTGATTCTGTTTTCTGCGTTATCTATGGATATCTGGATAAACTCATTGAAGGAGAGGCTTTGCCTTGTTGCTGCTCTAACTGGGAGAGGCAAAAGAGGCGGATGAATGTGACAGATGATGATATGTCAGATAGCTTGTATGAGAGGAGGAACATTTTCAGAGAAATGGGGTTCCTTCGATATGAGAGAAAACGAGAAGATTCCAATACAAATTTTGATAAAGGTAGTGCCAGGTCAGTGAATCGTTGGTCTGATTGTGGCTGTGATTCTTGCCTTTCATGGGTGAATGATGGAAGTGAATATAAGCTTCATTTTGTTGTGAAGGAGCCCTTGTTGG TCACTGGTGAGAACTTCAAGGGAAAACCTTCTGAGAATGTGATCTTCTTACATGGATTTCTCTGTTCTTCCTCATTTTGGACAGAGACAGTGTTTCCATATTTTTCTGAAAAGACGAATCACGAGTACAGATTGATTGGCATTGACCTGCTGGGATTTGGCAAGAGTCCAAAGCCTAGAGATTGCTCATACACTTTGCAGGATCATGTGGAAATGATTGAAAAATCTGTGGTTTTACCATTGGAGATGACTACCTTTCATTTGGTTGCACACTCCATGGGATGCATAATTGCATTGGCCTTGGCTGCTAAGTACCCAAAGAATGTAAAATCAATCACCCTTGTTGCTCCT CCATACACTTCTTCTGAGGGTGATGCTTGTTTAAATGCACTGTCAATGCTTGCTGGAAAGAAATTGTGGTCTCCACTGTCTTTTGGTTCTTCATTTATGTCCTGGTATGAACATCTGGGCCGTACAGTTTGCCTTGTCTATTGCAGAAATCACCGAATATGGGAgagcattctaaaattcattACTCGCAGGAG GGATCTTCATTTCTTGACCACAGACATGACCAGGCACACACATCATTCAGCTTGGAGTTCCATGCATAATGTGCTATGTGGAGGAGCAAAATTTGTGGACAGTTACCTTATCATTTTGACCAGAGTTGGAGTGAGAATAAATGTGATTCAAGGTGAAAAGGATCAAGTTGTCCCAATGGAGTGTTGTAGTAAGTTCGAGTTGAAGGCTCCTAATGCTGAAATCAACATCATTCCAAATGCAGACCATGGGACTGTACTATTTGGCAGAGAGAAAGAATTTGCACTTAGTTTAGAGCATATATGGGAATCTTGCTGTTGA
- the LOC106753699 gene encoding probable lysophospholipase BODYGUARD 5 isoform X2 gives MFMSLPLSSQKWLTNCVQPLISILCCLVFLMFDLLDSVFCVIYGYLDKLIEGEALPCCCSNWERQKRRMNVTDDDMSDSLYERRNIFREMGFLRYERKREDSNTNFDKGSARSVNRWSDCGCDSCLSWVNDGSEYKLHFVVKEPLLETVFPYFSEKTNHEYRLIGIDLLGFGKSPKPRDCSYTLQDHVEMIEKSVVLPLEMTTFHLVAHSMGCIIALALAAKYPKNVKSITLVAPPYTSSEGDACLNALSMLAGKKLWSPLSFGSSFMSWYEHLGRTVCLVYCRNHRIWESILKFITRRRDLHFLTTDMTRHTHHSAWSSMHNVLCGGAKFVDSYLIILTRVGVRINVIQGEKDQVVPMECCSKFELKAPNAEINIIPNADHGTVLFGREKEFALSLEHIWESCC, from the exons ATGTTCATGTCTCTGCCACTTTCTTCCCAAAAATGGTTGACCAATTGTGTTCAACCACTCATCTCCATTCTGTGTTGTCTTGTTTTCCTCATGTTTGATCTTCTTGATTCTGTTTTCTGCGTTATCTATGGATATCTGGATAAACTCATTGAAGGAGAGGCTTTGCCTTGTTGCTGCTCTAACTGGGAGAGGCAAAAGAGGCGGATGAATGTGACAGATGATGATATGTCAGATAGCTTGTATGAGAGGAGGAACATTTTCAGAGAAATGGGGTTCCTTCGATATGAGAGAAAACGAGAAGATTCCAATACAAATTTTGATAAAGGTAGTGCCAGGTCAGTGAATCGTTGGTCTGATTGTGGCTGTGATTCTTGCCTTTCATGGGTGAATGATGGAAGTGAATATAAGCTTCATTTTGTTGTGAAGGAGCCCTTGTTGG AGACAGTGTTTCCATATTTTTCTGAAAAGACGAATCACGAGTACAGATTGATTGGCATTGACCTGCTGGGATTTGGCAAGAGTCCAAAGCCTAGAGATTGCTCATACACTTTGCAGGATCATGTGGAAATGATTGAAAAATCTGTGGTTTTACCATTGGAGATGACTACCTTTCATTTGGTTGCACACTCCATGGGATGCATAATTGCATTGGCCTTGGCTGCTAAGTACCCAAAGAATGTAAAATCAATCACCCTTGTTGCTCCT CCATACACTTCTTCTGAGGGTGATGCTTGTTTAAATGCACTGTCAATGCTTGCTGGAAAGAAATTGTGGTCTCCACTGTCTTTTGGTTCTTCATTTATGTCCTGGTATGAACATCTGGGCCGTACAGTTTGCCTTGTCTATTGCAGAAATCACCGAATATGGGAgagcattctaaaattcattACTCGCAGGAG GGATCTTCATTTCTTGACCACAGACATGACCAGGCACACACATCATTCAGCTTGGAGTTCCATGCATAATGTGCTATGTGGAGGAGCAAAATTTGTGGACAGTTACCTTATCATTTTGACCAGAGTTGGAGTGAGAATAAATGTGATTCAAGGTGAAAAGGATCAAGTTGTCCCAATGGAGTGTTGTAGTAAGTTCGAGTTGAAGGCTCCTAATGCTGAAATCAACATCATTCCAAATGCAGACCATGGGACTGTACTATTTGGCAGAGAGAAAGAATTTGCACTTAGTTTAGAGCATATATGGGAATCTTGCTGTTGA